A single genomic interval of Cellvibrio sp. PSBB023 harbors:
- a CDS encoding MotA/TolQ/ExbB proton channel family protein produces MNELYTFAVELTLWLLAAFSVIVWALIVIKGVQNFLAARRNRRFTQAFWGAADLNAAAALENHQGSAAQVAQVGFRTLRNADSSSGHDLEHSWDRQDLLERHLRQQIQKERRSLESGLAVLASIGTTAPFVGLFGTVFGIIEALTAITSSSSASIEVVAGPIGHALIATGFGIAVAIPAVLAYNYFLRRLKLVAADLDDFATDFVTLVQKAGFRIKPTAVTTKLPNRNTEAGAATDKSPEVFA; encoded by the coding sequence ATGAATGAACTCTATACATTTGCTGTTGAACTGACGCTCTGGTTACTGGCTGCATTTTCAGTGATCGTCTGGGCCCTGATTGTTATTAAAGGCGTACAGAATTTTTTAGCCGCACGACGCAACCGTCGCTTCACCCAAGCCTTTTGGGGTGCTGCGGATCTTAATGCGGCGGCAGCATTGGAAAATCATCAGGGCTCTGCTGCACAGGTAGCACAAGTTGGATTTCGCACACTGCGCAACGCCGATTCCAGCTCTGGCCATGACCTTGAACACAGTTGGGATCGCCAGGATTTATTGGAGCGCCACTTGCGCCAGCAAATTCAAAAAGAGCGTCGCTCGCTGGAAAGTGGTTTAGCAGTATTGGCCTCTATTGGCACCACAGCTCCTTTTGTTGGATTGTTCGGTACAGTGTTCGGGATTATCGAAGCACTCACCGCAATCACCAGTAGCTCTTCTGCCAGCATTGAAGTTGTTGCAGGCCCGATCGGTCATGCCTTGATCGCAACCGGTTTTGGTATTGCTGTCGCTATTCCTGCTGTATTGGCTTACAACTATTTCCTGCGTCGTTTGAAACTGGTTGCTGCAGACCTGGACGATTTTGCTACCGATTTCGTAACCCTTGTACAAAAGGCAGGCTTCCGAATTAAACCCACCGCCGTCACCACCAAGTTGCCTAACCGTAATACGGAAGCTGGCGCAGCGACTGATAAATCTCCCGAGGTATTT
- a CDS encoding energy transducer TonB produces the protein MSAHAYSTGSRRHARHYVRDTSQQQQVFTRKKADVVVLVPRQQKLGQLTPPKSHKGIVSFTLLLVAAAHLAIAWQLTNQPEPVLTKAEIPPMTVEFYRPPVEQPPQPEQPKEEPPPPKPEPVVEKPKPVVKKEAPKPVEPKPEPVQQVVVPEPTPAPPPPPAEPVLTKATADAGYLRNPAPRYPDFAQQQGWEGTVILNVHVLANGKPKAVEIKESSGRKILDDSAIQAVKRWSFVPAKLGDTATDSWVEVPIDFRLSQ, from the coding sequence ATGAGCGCACATGCTTATTCAACAGGAAGCCGCCGTCATGCACGCCATTATGTGCGTGACACATCACAACAACAGCAGGTATTTACACGCAAAAAAGCAGATGTAGTGGTATTGGTTCCGCGTCAACAAAAGCTGGGGCAATTGACACCACCTAAATCCCACAAAGGGATTGTATCCTTCACTTTATTGTTGGTTGCTGCTGCACACCTTGCTATTGCGTGGCAGCTAACCAACCAACCAGAGCCGGTACTGACCAAAGCGGAAATTCCACCCATGACCGTTGAGTTCTATCGCCCGCCGGTTGAACAACCACCACAGCCGGAACAACCCAAAGAAGAGCCACCACCACCAAAACCTGAGCCTGTAGTTGAAAAACCCAAACCGGTGGTAAAAAAAGAGGCGCCGAAACCGGTAGAACCAAAACCGGAGCCAGTCCAGCAAGTCGTCGTGCCGGAGCCCACGCCGGCGCCACCGCCACCACCCGCTGAACCTGTGTTAACCAAAGCGACGGCCGACGCTGGCTATTTACGCAATCCGGCGCCGCGCTATCCCGACTTTGCACAACAACAAGGTTGGGAAGGCACAGTGATTTTAAATGTACACGTATTGGCTAACGGCAAACCTAAAGCGGTGGAAATAAAAGAATCCAGCGGCCGGAAAATTTTGGATGACTCTGCAATACAAGCAGTGAAGCGCTGGAGTTTTGTGCCAGCCAAACTGGGAGATACAGCAACCGATTCCTGGGTAGAAGTGCCAATTGATTTCCGCCTTTCCCAGTAA
- a CDS encoding ABC transporter substrate-binding protein, which translates to MLFIRIIKRVFASIVAFSAIGFASVTVVAQDNVLRVAVVANASSGELTFAGIPQVVARDSLFIDALAKLNYRVEWVPVSTAAVATLVNESFASGKIQFAFYGDLPSLILNASGVNTRLVVPGSVGNNVYLVVPKDSTAKTIGDLKGKRIALHRGRPWEATFAKLVASEGLGLRDFRIMNLNPQAGAAAVSAGNVDGFFTLSDAHVLNEKGVGKIIWSTKVAPVSWRMRAELWGAEAFINANPEITQLLATATVRAMHWVSQEENQSDYIREQARLGMPESIIRQDILDDNIPWTDYWSPLISHGLFEHYHALNEYAVSAKLVRKPVATEQLIDSRFVPAAIQALQLESYWLPLEGRE; encoded by the coding sequence GTGTTGTTTATAAGAATTATCAAGCGTGTGTTTGCCTCTATTGTGGCGTTTTCTGCTATCGGCTTTGCATCTGTTACGGTCGTCGCTCAAGACAATGTATTGCGTGTTGCGGTGGTTGCCAATGCCAGTTCCGGTGAGCTGACGTTTGCCGGTATTCCTCAGGTGGTTGCTCGCGATAGTTTATTTATCGACGCCTTGGCAAAACTCAATTATCGCGTTGAGTGGGTCCCGGTATCCACCGCAGCAGTGGCAACACTCGTCAATGAAAGTTTTGCCAGTGGCAAAATCCAGTTTGCCTTTTATGGTGATTTACCCTCGTTGATTTTGAATGCGTCGGGTGTAAACACGCGATTGGTTGTCCCTGGTAGTGTAGGGAATAATGTGTATTTGGTTGTACCCAAAGACTCAACAGCAAAAACCATTGGCGATTTAAAAGGTAAGCGTATTGCGTTGCATCGCGGGCGCCCCTGGGAGGCGACCTTTGCCAAACTGGTGGCATCGGAAGGCTTGGGGTTAAGGGATTTTCGTATTATGAATCTCAATCCGCAAGCCGGTGCAGCGGCAGTATCGGCAGGTAACGTGGATGGATTTTTTACCCTCAGTGATGCCCATGTCTTGAATGAAAAAGGGGTGGGGAAAATTATTTGGTCAACCAAGGTGGCGCCCGTGTCATGGCGTATGCGCGCAGAGTTGTGGGGCGCAGAGGCGTTTATAAATGCAAACCCGGAAATTACCCAATTGTTGGCAACGGCTACTGTGCGTGCCATGCATTGGGTGTCGCAGGAAGAAAATCAGTCGGACTATATTCGCGAGCAAGCGCGCTTGGGTATGCCGGAATCGATTATTCGCCAGGATATTCTTGATGACAATATCCCCTGGACAGATTATTGGTCGCCCTTAATCAGCCATGGACTTTTTGAGCACTATCACGCTTTGAATGAATATGCGGTGAGTGCGAAGTTGGTTCGCAAACCAGTGGCAACAGAGCAGTTAATTGACTCGCGGTTTGTACCTGCAGCCATTCAAGCTCTGCAGTTGGAGAGTTACTGGCTACCCCTTGAGGGGCGTGAATGA